The Streptomyces sp. NBC_01298 genome contains the following window.
GGTCGATGGCGGGCGGCGCTGGCGCGGGCTGGCCGGAGAGGCCGAGCGTGGCCCCGTAGGCCTTCTTCCAGTTGCCGTTCTTCTCGTTCGCGGCGAGGGCGTCGTCGAGGGCGAACCGCAGCGCGTTGTCGGAGCGCGGGACGCCGATGCCGTAGGGCTCCTCGGAGAAGGGCTTGCCGACCACCTTCAGCTCCTCGGGGACCTTGGCCGCGTAGCCCAGGAGGATCGAGTCGTCGGTGGAGACGGCGTCGACCTGGTAGGTCAGCAGGTTGTCCACGCAGACCGAGTACGTGTCGTAGGCGACGAGGACGGCCCGCGGGAACTCCTTCTGGAGCCGCTGGTAGGGGGTGGAGCCGGCGGCCGAGCAGACCTTCTTGCCGTCGAGGTCCTCGGGGCCCTTGATCTCCGTCTCCCCCTTCCGTACGAGCAGGGACTGTCCGGCGAGGAAGTAGGGGCCGGCGAAACCGACCTGCTTCTTGCGGTTCTCGTTGATCGTGTAGGTGCCCACGTAGTAGTCGATCTGGCCGTTCTGCAGGGCCGTCTCGCGGTTGGCGGAGGCGATGGTCTTGAACTCGATCGTCTTGGGGTCGAAGCCGAGCGAGGCCGACATCATCTTGGCGATCTCGATGTCGAAGCCGGAGTAGCGGCCGCTCGCGGGGTCCTTCTCCCCCATGTACGGCTGGTCCTCCTTGGCGCCGACCACGAGGTGGCCGCGCTTCTTGGCCTTGGTCCAGGTCGGGGAGTCCGGCAGCTGGAAGCCGGTCGCCACCTGGTAGACGGGCAGGTCCTCGGGCTGCGGGCCCTTGACCGGCGGACTGCCGGACTTCCCGCAGCCGGCGAGGGCGCCCACGAGGACGAGGGTCAGGGCCAGGGCGGCGGCGCGGGCGCGGACGCGTCGCTTCGGGGGGTTCGTCGGATGGTGTCTCATCGGGCCGCCCCTCAGTGCTTGAGGATCTTGGAGAGGAAGTCCTTGGCCCGCTCGCTCTCGGGGGCGGTGAAGAAGGCCTCCGGGGTCCGGTCCTCGACGATCCTTCCGTCGGCCATGAACACGACGCGGTTGGCGGCGGAGCGGGCGAAGCCCATCTCGTGGGTGACCACGACCATGGTCATGCCCTCGGCGGCGAGCTGCTGCATGACCTCCAGCACCTCGTTGATCATCTCCGGGTCGAGCGCGGAGGTGGGCTCGTCGAAGAGGAGGGCCTGGGGGTTCATGGCGAGAGCGCGGGCGATGGCCACGCGCTGCTGCTGGCCTCCGGAGAGCTGGGCCGGGAACTTCTCGGCCTGGTTCGCGAGACCGACCCGCTCCAGGAGCTCGCGGGAGCGCTTGTCCGCCTCCTCCTTCTTGCGCTTCCTGACCTTGATCTGGGCGAGGGAGACGTTGGCGAGCACCGTCTTGTGCGCGAAGAGGTTGAAGGACTGGAAGACCATCCCCACGTCCGCCCGGAGGGACGCGAGCTCCTTGCCCTCGGCCGGAAGCGGCTTCCCGTCGAGCGTGATCGTGCCCGACTCGATGGTCTCCAGTCGGTTGATCGCCCGGCACAGGGTCGATTTCCCGGAGCCGGAGGGGCCGATGACCACCACCACCTCCCCGCGGCCGACGGTGAGGTTGATGTCCTGGAGGACGTGCAGTTGTCCGAAGTGCTTGTTGACGTCCCGCAGCTCGATCAACGGATCGACGGCCATACGCTGCCCTGCCCACTTTGTCGGTGTGTCGAGGTCAGCGCAAACTATCCAGCCGCGGAAGGGCACTTCACCGCGACACGCCTAAAAGCCGCATAAAGGCCCGCGAGGTCAGCCTTCCGTGGAGATCGGCCCTCCGGAGGCGGCGGCGCGGCTTCCGCGAGCGGCTCGCTCCGGAGGCGGCCCGGCTCCGGAAGCGGCTCAGCCCTCGGATGCCTCGGCGTACGCCTGGCTGAGCTCGGGGGATCCCGTCATCGCCCAGGACACCCCCGACTCGACCACGTTCAGCTCGCGGCCCGAAGCCAGCCGGATCATCGGCTGCCCGTTGGGCCACACCTGCCAGGCGGCGCCCGCGACGGAGCGGATGATGACGG
Protein-coding sequences here:
- a CDS encoding glutamate ABC transporter substrate-binding protein gives rise to the protein MRHHPTNPPKRRVRARAAALALTLVLVGALAGCGKSGSPPVKGPQPEDLPVYQVATGFQLPDSPTWTKAKKRGHLVVGAKEDQPYMGEKDPASGRYSGFDIEIAKMMSASLGFDPKTIEFKTIASANRETALQNGQIDYYVGTYTINENRKKQVGFAGPYFLAGQSLLVRKGETEIKGPEDLDGKKVCSAAGSTPYQRLQKEFPRAVLVAYDTYSVCVDNLLTYQVDAVSTDDSILLGYAAKVPEELKVVGKPFSEEPYGIGVPRSDNALRFALDDALAANEKNGNWKKAYGATLGLSGQPAPAPPAIDRYPAS
- a CDS encoding amino acid ABC transporter ATP-binding protein, with the protein product MAVDPLIELRDVNKHFGQLHVLQDINLTVGRGEVVVVIGPSGSGKSTLCRAINRLETIESGTITLDGKPLPAEGKELASLRADVGMVFQSFNLFAHKTVLANVSLAQIKVRKRKKEEADKRSRELLERVGLANQAEKFPAQLSGGQQQRVAIARALAMNPQALLFDEPTSALDPEMINEVLEVMQQLAAEGMTMVVVTHEMGFARSAANRVVFMADGRIVEDRTPEAFFTAPESERAKDFLSKILKH